The following proteins are encoded in a genomic region of Triticum dicoccoides isolate Atlit2015 ecotype Zavitan chromosome 1B, WEW_v2.0, whole genome shotgun sequence:
- the LOC119332026 gene encoding uncharacterized protein LOC119332026 — translation MDDKPSLAPKPKTKAAVAAAAAPAPARTTPALKKPPLAPPPQMIPLKPPPAHHYRQQRGGGAPRKRHRSGSGCSGRRVCCLATGFLLLALCLAVAAACLAYLSYHPRPPSFHLQPVSTTRFRVGNSSAVSAMDVTAAVKVVSWNPNDKIAFEYGDGEGRVYLADSDGDITLGWAPVEGLEHGARKVAVVRFVATAKGVVVDEAVAARVRDRYRRRRLAFKVVVDTHMGVRVGAVRTGMVPVRLSCDDGVMAPRGVSAGSPMSRCQVYLLRMTWFGLN, via the exons ATGGACGACAAGCCTTCCTTGGCGCCGAAGCCCAAAACCAAGGCCGCCGTGGCGGCGGCTGCCGCGCCAGCGCCGGCAAGGACGACGCCGGCACTGAAGAAGCCACCCCTCGCGCCCCCGCCGCAGATGATCCCGCTAAAACCGCCGCCGGCGCACCATTACAGACAGCAGCGCGGCGGAGGGGCGCCGCGGAAGAGGCATCGCAGCGGCAGCGGGTGCTCCGGCCGCCGCGTGTGCTGCCTCGCAACCGGGTTCCTCCTGCTCGCGCTCTGCCTCGCGGTCGCCGCGGCCTGCCTGGCGTACCTCTCCTACCACCCGCGGCCGCCGTCGTTCCACCTGCAGCCGGTCTCGACGACGCGGTTCCGCGTCGGCAACTCCTCCGCGGTGTCGGCCATGGACGTCACGGCGGCCGTGAAGGTGGTGTCCTGGAACCCGAACGACAAGATCGCCTTCGAGTACGGCGACGGCGAGGGCCGCGTCTACCTAGCCGACAGTGACGGGGACATCACGCTGGGGTGGGCGCCCGTGGAAGGCTTGGAGCACGGTGCCCGGAAGGTGGCGGTCGTCAGGTTTGTGGCGACCGCGAAGGGGGTGGTGGTCGACGAGGCGGTGGCGGCGCGCGTGCGCGACAGgtaccggcggcggcggctcgcgtTCAAGGTGGTCGTGGACACCCACATGGGCGTCCGGGTCGGGGCCGTGCGCACCGGCATGGTGCCCGTGAGGCTGTCCTGCGACGACGGCGTCATGGCGCCGCGCGGCGTCTCCGCCGGGAGCCCAATGAGCAGGTGCCAGGTGTACCTCCTCAGAATGACATG GTTTGGCTTGAACTGA